The following nucleotide sequence is from Saimiri boliviensis isolate mSaiBol1 chromosome 6, mSaiBol1.pri, whole genome shotgun sequence.
CCATGGACTTGCGCTCCGGCCGCCGCTTGCCATGCCGGTTCAGCATCGGGGAGTCCACACGCTTCCGGGGAGGGTCTGTACACAGATGCGCGTCAGGCCATGCAGCCCCTGGAGCCGGGTGGGGGGGGCAGTGCCGGCCAGGCGGAGGCCACCCCCAGACCATACCTATCTCATTCCTGGGGGGCAGGTCCTCATCCTCCTGGCTCGGGTACCGTTCTTTCCGGTCCAGGAGGAGGAAGTAAATCATCTTCTCCTGGTTCTCCCTACAGTGGGCAACAGGTGCGGGGTGCACTGGCACACGGGGCCACCGGCTCCTCCATGACAGGGCTCCCACCCCCAGGCTCCCCCCATGCCGCCGCTGCCCCAGGGAGCCCCCAGGACGTACTCCTCCGACAGCAGGTCCTGCAGCAGCTTGTTGCGGTCTCGGAAGCAGCCCAGGGAATGCATGCTGTCCAGCACGTCGGGGTCGAtgtcctccaggctgggcagcGAGCGGATCTGGACCTTACGGGGAATGGGCTGCTCCGGCTCCGGCTCGTTCTTGCCCCCTCTGTGGACACAGGGCAGGCCGCCCGGCTGTCAGCACTGGCCGGGCCTGGGGGGCTGGGAGGCCCGCCCTCACCTGGGGCCCTGTATCCTGCCACTCTCCCTGTGCCCAGCCCGGGGAGGCCTCCTGCGTCCTGCCCGCACCCCGCACCCAGCGCAGGCCAGCGAGGGCCGAGGGCCAAGGCGGGGCAGGGCTGGCAACCTCCCCCCGCCTCTCCTAGCAGGGCCTCCAGGCCATAGCGACAGGCAAAGCAGGCGATTAGTGGGTGGAAAAGCTACTTACATATACCATATGTGTTTCTGAATGTGCTCTAGCTacaaggaaagagaaacagggaGTTAGTATGGACAAGGGTTGGAGAGAGCCCACAttaggaggggaggggaaggcggGGGCGCTGGGATGCAGAGAGAGCAGGAGAGGGTGAGGGCAggtgagcagagggagggtgggggaggagggtggggagggggctgcaTTCCCAGAGGCTCCAGGCCAgcacccctgcccctgcctctcccAAGCGGAGAAGAAAATGCaaacctggaggaggaggaggtaagtTGGTGGTCGGGGGTGGGGGAACTCCAGGTAGGGGCGGGGCCCAGGGagcagagggagaggggaggcagGGAAACTGGAGCCAGGGCAGCCCCAGGTGCCTGTGCTGCCTGGGCCAGGCCCCTCCATGGCTCTAAAAAGGAACCAAGGCAGGAGAGCAGGGAGCTGAAGCCAGGAGAACCCGGCCCACCTGAGTGGCGGGGGCGGGGCTGGTGCAGGTGCGAGCAGGAGGCTGGGACGGAGGGGGGGGGGCCAGCCACGCGGCCCCTTCTCTCCACCCTGACTCAGAGACAGCTCGGGGGTGTGGGGCGGTGACCTCTTGGGAACAGAGCAACACTACCCTGGAAAGGCCAGCCCAGAGGGTGACCTGCGCCTGTCAAATGTACTTGTGGGGTCCCCACACTAGACCGTCCTGGAGGAGGCTGGGACCAGCAGCTGGGGGCTACCTTTGGCTTTTGCCAGCCCCACAGCTGCCAGGGTCCCTTAGGGGGAAAGTGTTCACACAGCCTGGGGCTTTTCCCAGCAGCGTGTGGAGGAAGATGGCCGTGATGGGGAAGCGCCCGTGCTTCTGTGTAACTTACAGCCCAGGCCTCACCTGTCTGTGCACATAGCCCCCACACCTGCACCCCCACCCACCGTCCCGTGCCTATGCCCACCCACACCTGACGAAGTGCTCACAAGCACCCAGACACACCTCCCCACATGTGCACATGCCCACACCTATGCCCCCACCCAAACACATGAACCTGGCACACTCCATACCTGGGCAACCCCACACCTGGGCATATGCCTACATTTGTGTACTCCCACACCTGAACACAAGCCCAAACGGGGGCACCCACACAACCGAGCACCTGACCACATACCTGGGCACCCCCACACACTTGAACACACCTGGGCACCTCCCCACACACCTGAACGCACACAGCTGGGCACccacacacacctgtgcacacatccacacacctGGACCCGTCCACACACCCTGGTGCCCACATATCTGGGCACACGCCCACCCCTGCGATGCCCGGGGCCGCCCCCCACCAGGCAGGCACGCACCGTGAGGCGGCGGGCGGCATCCACCTCGATCATGCCCCGCAGCAGGCTCTGGCAGTCGGGCGGGATGAAGTGCGGCATGTGGAACACACCCCGCTTCACCTTCTCCAGCAGCTGCCGCAGGTTGTCATCGTCAAAGGGCAGGGCCCCCTGCGGGTGGCGGACGGGGTCATCCAGGCCCAGGGGGTGGGGGGCgagggggaagggagaggcgGGGGACTGGGGCGGGGGCCGAGGTCTCACCACCAGCAAGGCAAAGAGGATGACGCCGCAGCTCCACACGTCCGCCTTCCGGCCGTCGTACTTCTCCCCCTGCGGACAGCAGTGCCCGGCGGTTGGGAGGTgcggggtggggcagggggcccTGGCAGGGCTGGACAGAGGGCCCGGGAGGAAGTCGGGCCCCAGGAGGGTCAGGTGTGGCAGGCTGGGGTCCCACCGGGGTCAGGTCCCTGCCACCCTGGGACCCGCGGGGATGCACACAGCAGTGGTGACTCACCCGGATCACCTCGGGGCAGGCGTAGTGGGGGGACCTGCAGGCGAGGGCAGAGGTCAGCGGTGGGCTCTAGGTGCTGCCAGTCCCTCCCCCCAGGGCAATGGTGCATCTCGGGGCCCTCAGGTAGGCTCACTGGGCTTTGGCGCCAGACGCCCCCACATTCTCTGAATTCCCAGGAGGGCTTCTGGGAAGAGACCAAGGTCGGGGCGCTGGCTCTCTTCTTTGCCCAAGGCTGTCTGCCCACTTGGCTGAGCAAGGGTCAGGGGTCTCCAGGAGAGGGGCCTGTAGGCGGGTCCCAGCCTCACTCCCAGGTGGGCAGGACGCACCCCCATCCTCACTGTACAGACCTTCCAGGggtcccacctccccaccaccaccaggcTGGGGGCGGGACCAGGAAACTCAAGCACATTGTTGGGGTACTCGGAGACCGAAGCCCATGAGGTgccaggaggctcaggcaggctggGGACCTCTCAGCCTGTcggctcctcctcttcccccacccaGCCCATGCAGGGCCAGCAGGCAGGAGAGCCACACACCCGCAGCTGGTCTCCAACAGGCTGTCGCCAACCTGCAGGGACGCCATGCCGAAGTCTGCGATCCGGATGTTGTTCTTCTCGTCCAGCAGGAGGTTTTCGGGTTTCAGATCCCTGTGGCTGGGGAGGAGGGTAGTGAGGCTGAACAGGGCCAGCCTGCGCCTGGAGCGCCTCCCGGCCCTGGAGACCCCCGCCCAGGGCGCAGTGCCTCTCCAAATGCCAATCACACCGAGGGGCCAGTGGCAGCCCAGCCTGGCGACATCACAGGCAGCCAATCAGAAGTCGCCCACCTGGTCCATTTGGCTCTTGCCTGTGGTCAGGCATCCCTGTGCCATGCCCTCCTGTCCCCGGGGAAGGCTCCTTCCTGCCCCTCCTGCTCCCTAGCACATTTTCTCTGGCCTAGGGCAACTTATGGCCCCCAGGCACGAAGGGATGCATGAAGGGCCCCCACAGCCCTTGGGTGGGCACCAAGCAGAAACCTTCCCGACACACTGCCCACTCCAGGGGAAGGGGAGGTGCTGGGCGTTGCTGCTCCTGGGGCTGAAGGGGAGCACCCAGTGTGCTGTGGTGCACGTCAGGGGTATCTCCTGGGGGGGTATGGTGTGCTTGAGGGGCAGGTCCCGGGGGGCATTCTGCCTGTGAGGGGGAGCTCCTGCAGCAGTGGGGGGACGGTGCACATGAGGGGGCGCTCCTGCAGTGGGGGGGGACAGTGCACATGAGGGGGCGCTCCTGCAGCAGTGGGGGGACGGTGCACATGAGGGGGAGCTCCTGCAGTGGGGGGGACGGTGCACATGAGGGGGAGCTCCTACAGCAATGGGGGGACGGTGCACATGAGGGGGCACTCCTGCAGCAGTGGGGGGGACGGTGCACATGAGGGGGAGCTCCTACAGCAATGGGGGGACGGTGCACATGAGGGGGTGCTCCTGCAGTGGGGGGGGGACGGTGCACATGAGGGGGCACTCCTGCAGCAGTGGGGGGGACGGTGCACATGAGGGGGAGCTCCTACAGCAATGGGGGGACGGTGCACATGAGCGGGCACTCCTGCAGCAGTGGGGGGGACGGTGCACATGAGGGGGAGCTCCTACAGCAATGGGGGGACGGTGCACATGAGCGGGCACTCCTGCAGCAGTGGGGGGGACGGTGCACATGAGGGGGTGCTCCTGCAGCAGTGGGGGGGACGGTGCACATGAAGGGGAGCTCCTGGTGGGGATGGTGTATGTGAGGGATAGCTCCTGGGGGGTGCATTTGAGGGGTAGCTCCTGGGGGGGGCGCCTGGGATGGATGGGGTACCTTGGAATAGCACATGGTGGGGTGTAGTCCTTCGGGCCATGGGGCATCTAGGGTGGCACGCTGGTGTTGGTCTCTGGGGAGCAGGGCAGCAGGGCGGGGACTCACCATATGGAGTGGCTGTGGCAGAAGTCCAGCGCTGAGATGATCTGCCGGAAGAACTTCCGGGCCTCCTTGGGGGTAAGCCTCCCCTTCTTCACCAGGTAGTCGAAGAGCTCCCCACCCGACACATGTTCTAGCACCAAGTATCTGCAGCAGACGAGCCCCCAGTGTGCCCAGCTGCGGTGCCAGCCGACGCCCCCTTGTCCCAGGGCCTCCCACAGCCACCTCCTGACCCAGCCTCCCTGCAGGCTGCCCCCATTCTCCTGCGGGCTGGGGAGGCAGCTCAGAGGACCTGACTGCAGGGCAGACCTCAGACCATCTGGGTTCCTTGGGATGGGCCTCAAATGAGTCTGCAGGGAccctggggtggggtgaggagggagggtgggtgaAGGGATGGGTCTGGGGCACAGCCGCCAGGGAGGGTTTGGGACCCACACGCTAAGTGTGGTGGGTGCCAGGGCAGGGTGCAGCATGGGGTGGCCTTGGGCTCTGCCCTGCCTGCTCTGCTATTTCCGGGTCTGCGAGACGAGGCCCTCACACTCCATCATCCCCTGCACCTCAGTGGCACGGACACCCAGTGGGAGACTGCGCAGTCACAACCAGGGGCCCAGGGACCCCCTGGGCTGCTGTGGGCGGGAACAGGAGGTGTGAGGGCTTCGGGGAGGGGTGAGGAGATGGCATGGCCCTCCCTTTCCTGCCCTGGTGGGCTCCTGGCCTCCCATGGGGTCTCAGCCGCATGGAGGGTCCTGAGGGGCTTGTTCCTGTTGGGCATCAGTGGGACACTGGATCAGGCTGCCTGGGGGCCGCTCCGTCCAGGCTGAACCAGTTCGGGGGAGGCCTGTGAAGGCAGTGGCCCCAGGTGTGGCCATGGTGATGTGGGACCAGGGAGTGGGCCGGGGGCCGCCCAGGACGAGAGAGTAGGGCCTGGACGCCCGCTCAGAGCAGTGGTGAGGACTGCAGTGACCAGCTGTCCCAGGAGCTGGTCTGGGCAGGAATCCAGGGCCCAGTGCAGGGATTGGAGCAGGGCTTGTGGTGGGGGCACGGGGTGGGCTGTGGGCAGGAGGGCAGCTGGACTGGAGGCTCAGCATAAGCCACATGGTGTGCAGAGGGGGTGGGACAGCACCCACGGTCAGACCTCGGGAGAAGCCCCTTGGGCGCAGCCATGCCCTCCTCACAGTCCCCTCGCCGGCATCAGAGTCCAGGGCAGCCCCGCCCCCCAGGCCTGTGGTGACAGTTTCTGTGATCCCACTCACGGGGGTGGGGGAAGGCAGCTCCCCGCACCCCACCCCTTGGTTTTCTCTCCCCCGAGACACACTGCAGCTGGCCACTTGCACGTGCTTCCTGTGGAGACCCAGGCCGGGCGAGAGCAGGAGTCGGAGCTGGTTCTGCCCAGACCCTCAGACAGCTGGACCTTCCACCCGTGCACCCCTCAGCTCAGCCCTCAGCCTGCCCACCCTCAGCCCTCTCACCCTCAGCCCGCCCACCCTCAGCCCGCCCACCCTCAGCCCTCTCATCCTCAGCCCGCCCACCCCTCAGCTCTGTCACCCCTCAGCCCACCTACCCTTAGCCCTCTCACCCTCAGCCCACCCACCCTCAGCCCTCTCACCCCTCAGCTCACCCCTCAGCCAACTCAGCCCTCACCCAAGGACAGCTCACCCCTCAGTCCAGCCCCACATGTCCCCTGCCCCCACAGTGCCTGATGCCCCAGAGATGCCTGGCCGGGACCACCTGGTAGTCAGGGCACTGCCCTGGGACCAGCGAGAGTCGGATGGGGCTCAAGGCCAGACAGCCCTCAGCAGCCGCCCCTGGCCGCTGGGAAGCCCCATCAGAGCCCACCAGGAGCCTGTCCTGTGAGTGACTGCTGCACCCACTCCAGAAGCtggctgaggctgggtgtgggggaCTGGGTTCATGCACAGGCACGCCTGGCACAGGGAGGGGATTTCTGCTGGCCTCGGCAGCTGTGGGGTGACAGGGTCAGCCACACTTGGCAGCCAGAGTCCAGCCAGGGCGCGAACCTGGAGGCTGTGTCTCGTGGGGGAGCCTCGGGAATGGGGGTGTGTCTCCGCGGGTTGCAGGAGCCCCGGGCAGAGGCCAGGAGGCTCGGTGTGGCCTTGTGGGGAGGGCCAGGTGCTCCCGCCCCTTGACCTGAAACCCTGGTCCCCCTCCAGAAGGCCCTGTTCCCCCTGCTGGCCTCAGGCTCACCAGCAAGCCCCCAACAGAGCAGGTGTCTGGTCCGGTCAAGAAGGACAAGGCCCATCGGGCTGACCGAGACCCTCCCCCGTCAGGTGTGGGTGCTGGCGGGGCCGGGGCTGACGGGGCGCAGTTGGCGCCCTGGCCTCCGGTCCCTGCACCCCGCAAGCTCCGGCCGCCCGCCAGTCTGCCTGTCTCCCTGAGCCGGCCCGCCCTGCAGTAacagccccacccctgccaccccagCTCTCCAGACCCAGCAATAcctacaaatattttttgttttcataaacgTCGTGCAGCTTGAGGACGTGGGGGTGCTCGATGAGCTTCAGGATCGCGATCTCTCGCTCCACCTGCGCAGGAGAGACCAGAGCCCGTCACGCTGGCAGGGCTGTGGCGCCCATCACTCCCCACAGACACCGCCTTTGCTGCTAGCTGTGGGGGTCACAGGGACATGGGCTGCTCAGCTGGGGCCTGGCTGGTGGAGAGGGCAGAGGGCCGTGGGGCCATGGTGGAGGACACCCAGGCCCCGTGCTGATGCCAGCCTGGGGACTGGGGGCCCCTGGAGCAGGAGGGCTCTTCCCCACTCTGCCAACGCAGGCAGCCTGGGCCTCAATGCTGCCCTCAGTGTGAGCCCAGGCTCAGGAATGGGGCCTGGGGCTGCCGGGGAGGAGGCCTCCTAGGCCCCCAGCCAGAGTTGGGTGGAGGCCCTTCCAGGCAGGCTGTGCCCGCTCTCCATCCTTCCTCACAGTGGAGGCCTCGCAGCGGGGGGCCGGACAGGCCTCTGTGGGCTCAGGACTGGCACGAGGTGGGGGTGGGTATCCTGTGCATGGGGTGTGGAGTGGGTGTGCCAGCTGTGGGCAGGGCACGTGTCCCCCATCCACAGGCTCCCAGCTGGCAATGTCCCAGGGAGGAGCAGAAGTGACCCCTGAGGGTACCTGACTCAGGACACCCAGTCCTGCTCCGAGGTGAGGGCAGGGGCTCCTCCCTCAGATGTGCCAGCCTGGTCAAGGCCACCTGGGGCCCTGCCCAGCACAGAGGAGTGGCCATGGCAGTGTGGGGACCAGCCAGGGCAAGAGCTGGGGCACCCAGCACTCGGGAGCCAGGGTAGACAGGGCTTTGGAGCTGGGGCCAGTCTTGCGATGGGGTCCCACTCTGGTGAGTTGGCCAGCCTGTCCCAAGCCCTTCCCTTCCAGGCAGGCATCTGTGCGTGGCACCTGCAGGTGTCAGGGCCGCCTCTCCTGTTCTGCATCTCCAGGCCCTCCTTCCTCCACTCAGAGCTCACAGGCACCTCCTAAATTCAGCATGGAGCTCTCCCCAGCCCCGCCCTGCACTGGGTTCCCTCCACCAGGTGCGGTCCTGGCCTGTCACTCCCAggccctcagtttcccctccaTGACAGGGTCAGGGCCTGCCAGCCCCATCCAGGCAGCCCTTAGTGCTGCTGCCACCTCACCCAGGGGTCCCCTGGCCTGGCCTCCGAAGTGCAGTCTGATTAATTCCTCCACACCCCCAGCAGCTGAGGGGACTCCGAGTGTAAATAAGGGTCCCCAAGCATCAGCACCTCCCACAAGGCTCCACCCTCTGGGCTCCTTCCACCAGCCCAGGtccctctccctcctcagccccagccccagccccagccccagccccagccccagccctgccctcgaAGGAGCCAATGCCGGAATAGCTGGGGCGGGAGGCTCCACTGGTCCCGGTGCTGGGCGGGCCCCACACTGGATGCCCAGGTCCCACCATGCGTGAGACTTGGAGAAGCTGGAAGCCACAGCTGCTGCCTCTACGCCCAGCGTCAGGCTTCCCTGCAGCCAGGGCAGTGCCCTCCCCAGAGAGGAGGgtcagaggccaggagttcttcCCCGAGGGCGGCCTGCCTGGTCCCCACAATGGCCAGGCACCACCACACGGAGGCCAAGccccagaggaggaggaagacgggGCTCCCCTCTGTCAAGATGGGCCCTGCCCAGCAGGGAACAGGCTGCTCTGAGGCACGGGCCACCTCTCAGTTCCAACTGGGGACACCGAGGCCCTGCCACCAGAAGCCTGCAGGACCCCCGCACTCGGCTCCGCAGGTCCCCACAAGGCTGAGTCCTAGCCCCCTGTGCTACTCCCTGACCTAACCACAGCCGGCCCCGCCTTCCCCCCATGGCCCCGCTCACCTTCATCAGCACAGACTCGCTGAGCTTCTCACGGTTGACAATCTTGATGGCCACCTTCTGGCAGGTGACACAGTGAACCCCCAGCTTCACCAGGCCTGCGGGAGAGAAGCAGGGCTGTGTGGGTTGGAGGGCCTCCTCCCGAGCCCTGGTCAGCAGGGGCCCCACCCTCTTCAGGGCTGGACTGGGCCCCTGCCCGCCTGGGTTGCTGTCCAGGACAGCTCCATACTGGTGTCACGCTGCCCCACAAGGCTGTGTCTTCCCTCCATGCCGGCCCTTTGGGCTTCTCAGGTCTCCGTGGCCCCACTCGCTCTCTCTCCTGTCCCAGGGCACCTAGAGACCCTCTCTCTGACTTTAACCACCGTCAGCCGGGAGCCAGAGTGCCCTTGAGGCTCCTGCCTAGCCCAGGAAGCCcaacccccacacccccaccctgaGGCCCCCCGCAACCCTCTGCTGAGACCACCCCCCCGCAGCCCTCTGCTGAGACCCCCCCGCAGCCCTCTGCTGAGACCTCCCCCCCGCAGCCCTCTGCTGAGGACACCCCAGCCCTCTGCTGAGACGACCCTCGCAGCCCTCTGCTGAGACCCCCCCGCAGCCCTCTGCTGAGACCCCACCAGCCCTCTGCTGAGACACCCCCCAGACCTCTGCTGAGACCCCCCCCAGACCTCTGCTGAGACCCCCCAGCCCTCTGCTAAGACCCCCCCAACCCTCTGCTGAGACCCCCCCAAAGCCCTCTGCTGAGACCCCCCCACAGTCCTCTGCTGAGACACCCCCCCAGACCTCTGCTGAGACCCCCCCAGCCCTCTGCCGAGATGCTGCTCTGCTCCCAAGCTGGTCCTGGGCTCACCCCAGGACAGCAGGATGGGCCCCAGGCCACTTCCCAGGCAGCACTGCCCCAGACCTCCACGGCCCCTGGGCCCTCTCCTTCCCAGACCCACCTAAAAGGCAGGCAGGGTGCTCTGGGACGTGCCTCGGTGGGCACAGGGTCCTGATCCCCCACCCCCTCAGCccaccctccctttctcctcttccc
It contains:
- the BRSK2 gene encoding serine/threonine-protein kinase BRSK2 isoform X5 gives rise to the protein MTSTGKDGGAQHAQYVGPYRLEKTLGKGQTGLVKLGVHCVTCQKVAIKIVNREKLSESVLMKVEREIAILKLIEHPHVLKLHDVYENKKYLYLVLEHVSGGELFDYLVKKGRLTPKEARKFFRQIISALDFCHSHSICHRDLKPENLLLDEKNNIRIADFGMASLQVGDSLLETSCGSPHYACPEVIRGEKYDGRKADVWSCGVILFALLVGALPFDDDNLRQLLEKVKRGVFHMPHFIPPDCQSLLRGMIEVDAARRLTLEHIQKHIWYIGGKNEPEPEQPIPRKVQIRSLPSLEDIDPDVLDSMHSLGCFRDRNKLLQDLLSEEENQEKMIYFLLLDRKERYPSQEDEDLPPRNEIDPPRKRVDSPMLNRHGKRRPERKSMEVLSVTDGGSPVPARRAIEMAQHGQSKAMFSKSLDIAEAHPQFSKEDRSRSISGASSGLSTSPLSSPRVTPHPSPRGSPLPTPKGTPVHTPKESPAGTPNPTPPSSPSVGGVPWRARLNSIKNSFLGSPRFHRRKLQVPTPEEMSNLTPESSPELAKKSWFGNFISLEKEEQVFVVIKDKPLSSIKADIVHAFLSIPSLSHSVISQTSFRAEYKATGGPAVFQKPVKFQVDITYTEGGEAQKENGIYSVTFTLLSGPSRRFKRVVETIQTQLLSTHDPPSAQHLSEPPPPAPGLSWGAGLKGQKVATSYESSL
- the BRSK2 gene encoding serine/threonine-protein kinase BRSK2 isoform X9, which encodes MTSTGKDGGAQHAQYVGPYRLEKTLGKGQTGLVKLGVHCVTCQKVAIKIVNREKLSESVLMKVEREIAILKLIEHPHVLKLHDVYENKKYLYLVLEHVSGGELFDYLVKKGRLTPKEARKFFRQIISALDFCHSHSICHRDLKPENLLLDEKNNIRIADFGMASLQVGDSLLETSCGSPHYACPEVIRGEKYDGRKADVWSCGVILFALLVGALPFDDDNLRQLLEKVKRGVFHMPHFIPPDCQSLLRGMIEVDAARRLTLEHIQKHIWYIGGKNEPEPEQPIPRKVQIRSLPSLEDIDPDVLDSMHSLGCFRDRNKLLQDLLSEEENQEKMIYFLLLDRKERYPSQEDEDLPPRNEIDPPRKRVDSPMLNRHGKRRPERKSMEVLSVTDGGSPVPARRAIEMAQHGQRSRSISGASSGLSTSPLSSPRVTPHPSPRGSPLPTPKGTPVHTPKESPAGTPNPTPPSSPSVGGVPWRARLNSIKNSFLGSPRFHRRKLQVPTPEEMSNLTPESSPELAKKSWFGNFISLEKEEQVFVVIKDKPLSSIKADIVHAFLSIPSLSHSVISQTSFRAEYKATGGPAVFQKPVKFQVDITYTEGGEAQKENGIYSVTFTLLSGPSRRFKRVVETIQTQLLSTHDPPSAQHLSDTTNCMEMMTGRLSKCGIIPKS
- the BRSK2 gene encoding serine/threonine-protein kinase BRSK2 isoform X10; this encodes MTSTGKDGGAQHAQYVGPYRLEKTLGKGQTGLVKLGVHCVTCQKVAIKIVNREKLSESVLMKVEREIAILKLIEHPHVLKLHDVYENKKYLYLVLEHVSGGELFDYLVKKGRLTPKEARKFFRQIISALDFCHSHSICHRDLKPENLLLDEKNNIRIADFGMASLQVGDSLLETSCGSPHYACPEVIRGEKYDGRKADVWSCGVILFALLVGALPFDDDNLRQLLEKVKRGVFHMPHFIPPDCQSLLRGMIEVDAARRLTLEHIQKHIWYIGGKNEPEPEQPIPRKVQIRSLPSLEDIDPDVLDSMHSLGCFRDRNKLLQDLLSEEENQEKMIYFLLLDRKERYPSQEDEDLPPRNEIDPPRKRVDSPMLNRHGKRRPERKSMEVLSVTDGGSPVPARRAIEMAQHGQRSRSISGASSGLSTSPLSSPRVTPHPSPRGSPLPTPKGTPVHTPKESPAGTPNPTPPSSPSVGGVPWRARLNSIKNSFLGSPRFHRRKLQVPTPEEMSNLTPESSPELAKKSWFGNFISLEKEEQVFVVIKDKPLSSIKADIVHAFLSIPSLSHSVISQTSFRAEYKATGGPAVFQKPVKFQVDITYTEGGEAQKENGIYSVTFTLLSGPSRRFKRVVETIQTQLLSTHDPPSAQHLSGIIPKS
- the BRSK2 gene encoding serine/threonine-protein kinase BRSK2 isoform X8, whose product is MTSTGKDGGAQHAQYVGPYRLEKTLGKGQTGLVKLGVHCVTCQKVAIKIVNREKLSESVLMKVEREIAILKLIEHPHVLKLHDVYENKKYLYLVLEHVSGGELFDYLVKKGRLTPKEARKFFRQIISALDFCHSHSICHRDLKPENLLLDEKNNIRIADFGMASLQVGDSLLETSCGSPHYACPEVIRGEKYDGRKADVWSCGVILFALLVGALPFDDDNLRQLLEKVKRGVFHMPHFIPPDCQSLLRGMIEVDAARRLTLEHIQKHIWYIGGKNEPEPEQPIPRKVQIRSLPSLEDIDPDVLDSMHSLGCFRDRNKLLQDLLSEEENQEKMIYFLLLDRKERYPSQEDEDLPPRNEIDPPRKRVDSPMLNRHGKRRPERKSMEVLSVTDGGSPVPARRAIEMAQHGQSKAMFSKSLDIAEAHPQFSKEDRSRSISGASSGLSTSPLSSPRVTPHPSPRGSPLPTPKGTPVHTPKESPAGTPNPTPPSSPSVGGVPWRARLNSIKNSFLGSPRFHRRKLQVPTPEEMSNLTPESSPELAKKSWFGNFISLEKEEQVFVVIKDKPLSSIKADIVHAFLSIPSLSHSVISQTSFRAEYKATGGPAVFQKPVKFQVDITYTEGGEAQKENGIYSVTFTLLSGPSRRFKRVVETIQTQLLSTHDPPSAQHLSGIIPKS
- the BRSK2 gene encoding serine/threonine-protein kinase BRSK2 isoform X6 — protein: MTSTGKDGGAQHAQYVGPYRLEKTLGKGQTGLVKLGVHCVTCQKVAIKIVNREKLSESVLMKVEREIAILKLIEHPHVLKLHDVYENKKYLYLVLEHVSGGELFDYLVKKGRLTPKEARKFFRQIISALDFCHSHSICHRDLKPENLLLDEKNNIRIADFGMASLQVGDSLLETSCGSPHYACPEVIRGEKYDGRKADVWSCGVILFALLVGALPFDDDNLRQLLEKVKRGVFHMPHFIPPDCQSLLRGMIEVDAARRLTLEHIQKHIWYIGGKNEPEPEQPIPRKVQIRSLPSLEDIDPDVLDSMHSLGCFRDRNKLLQDLLSEEENQEKMIYFLLLDRKERYPSQEDEDLPPRNEIDPPRKRVDSPMLNRHGKRRPERKSMEVLSVTDGGSPVPARRAIEMAQHGQSKAMFSKSLDIAEAHPQFSKEDRSRSISGASSGLSTSPLSSPRVTPHPSPRGSPLPTPKGTPVHTPKESPAGTPNPTPPSSPSVGGVPWRARLNSIKNSFLGSPRFHRRKLQVPTPEEMSNLTPESSPELAKKSWFGNFISLEKEEQVFVVIKDKPLSSIKADIVHAFLSIPSLSHSVISQTSFRAEYKATGGPAVFQKPVKFQVDITYTEGGEAQKENGIYSVTFTLLSGPSRRFKRVVETIQTQLLSTHDPPSAQHLSDTTNCMEMMTGRLSKCGIIPKS